In the Solibacillus sp. FSL K6-1523 genome, one interval contains:
- the hisA gene encoding phosphoribosylformimino-5-aminoimidazole carboxamide ribotide isomerase, translating to MEFRPCIDLHEGKVKQIVGSTLGHTDQAVIENFTSKQDSSYYATLFQQDQLTGGHVIMLGPGNEQAAIRALNAYPNGLQIGGGITADNAQKYIDAGASHVIVTSFIFHDGLLDMQRLQQLVDVVGKERIVIDLSCKERDGKWFVVTDKWTKFSDFEVNAHSIKEIENYCDELLIHAVDVEGKRNGMQESLVRDLTQWTTIPTTYAGGVRSLEDLQKFEQLTNGKLHVTIGSALSIFGGDLAYDEVVKYCQK from the coding sequence ATGGAATTTAGACCTTGTATTGATTTACATGAAGGCAAAGTGAAACAAATCGTTGGAAGTACGCTTGGACATACCGATCAAGCGGTTATTGAAAATTTTACGTCAAAGCAGGATTCTAGTTATTATGCAACGTTATTTCAGCAAGACCAATTAACAGGCGGTCATGTCATTATGCTTGGACCTGGTAATGAACAAGCAGCCATTCGCGCGCTCAATGCCTATCCAAACGGCTTGCAAATTGGTGGCGGTATTACGGCGGACAATGCGCAGAAATATATTGACGCAGGCGCATCCCATGTCATCGTGACGTCATTTATTTTTCATGACGGTTTACTCGATATGCAGCGCTTACAGCAATTAGTTGACGTTGTTGGAAAAGAACGCATCGTCATTGATTTAAGTTGTAAGGAACGTGACGGAAAATGGTTTGTCGTTACAGATAAGTGGACAAAATTTAGCGACTTTGAAGTGAATGCGCACTCGATAAAAGAGATTGAAAACTACTGCGATGAGCTATTAATTCATGCGGTGGATGTAGAAGGCAAGCGCAATGGGATGCAAGAAAGTTTAGTGCGTGATTTAACACAGTGGACAACGATTCCTACAACGTATGCTGGCGGTGTCCGTTCTCTAGAGGATTTACAAAAATTCGAACAGCTCACAAACGGCAAACTGCATGTCACAATTGGCAGCGCATTGTCTATTTTTGGCGGAGATTTAGCGTATGATGAAGTTGTGAAGTATTGTCAAAAATGA
- the dtd gene encoding D-aminoacyl-tRNA deacylase: MRVVLQRSKEASVTVDGTVTGAIPKGYVLLVGITHTDTEEDVAYVAKKIADLRIWEDEEGKMNRSILEVGGEILSVSQFTLYADIRKGKRPSFIEAARPEPAEVLWLAFNEQLKMHGLQVETGIFGAMMDVALINDGPVTIIVESK, translated from the coding sequence ATGAGAGTCGTATTACAACGTTCAAAAGAAGCATCGGTTACAGTGGATGGAACAGTAACAGGAGCTATTCCTAAAGGTTATGTGTTACTTGTAGGCATTACGCATACCGATACAGAAGAAGATGTTGCGTATGTGGCGAAGAAAATTGCCGATTTGCGTATTTGGGAAGATGAGGAAGGGAAAATGAACCGTTCGATCTTAGAAGTGGGCGGTGAAATTTTATCGGTATCTCAATTCACATTATATGCAGACATTCGCAAAGGAAAACGCCCGAGCTTTATTGAAGCAGCAAGACCAGAACCCGCTGAAGTATTATGGCTTGCTTTTAATGAGCAACTGAAAATGCATGGTTTACAAGTCGAAACAGGTATTTTCGGCGCAATGATGGATGTTGCACTTATTAATGATGGTCCCGTGACGATCATCGTTGAATCGAAATGA